Proteins encoded in a region of the Balaenoptera musculus isolate JJ_BM4_2016_0621 chromosome 5, mBalMus1.pri.v3, whole genome shotgun sequence genome:
- the TBC1D14 gene encoding TBC1 domain family member 14 isoform X3 translates to MVVQAKKRELKEAQRRKKQLEERCRLEESIGNAVLTWNNEILPNWETMWCSRKVRDLWWQGIPPSVRGKVWSLAIGNELNITHELFDICLARAKERWRCFSTGGSEVENEDAGFSAADREASLELIKLDISRTFPNLCIFQQGGPYHDMLHSILGAYTCYRPDVGYVQGMSFIAAVLILNLDTADAFIAFSNLLNKPCQMAFFRVDHGLMLTYFAAFEVFFEENLPKLFAHFKKNNLTPDIYLIDWIFTLYSKSLPLDLACRVWDVFCRDGEEFLFRTALGLLKLFEDILTKMDFIHIAQFLTRLPEDLPAEELFASIATVQMQSRNKKWAQVLTALQKDSREMEKGSPSLRH, encoded by the exons AGCTGAAAGAAGCCCAGAGGAGGAAAAAGCAGCTGGAAGAAAGATGCAGATTAGAAGAAAGTATTGGAAATGCTGTCCTCACTTGGAATAATGAGATTTTGCCTAACTGGGAAACAAT GTGGTGCTCTAGAAAAGTTCGAGATTTATGGTGGCAGGGAATCCCTCCCAGTGTGAGAGGCAAAGTCTGGAGCTTAGCCATTGGCAACGAGTTAAACATCACCCACG AGCTCTTTGACATCTGTCTTGCCCGAGCCAAGGAGCGGTGGCGGTGCTTTAGCACGGGAGGCTCTGAAGTGGAGAATGAAG ATGCTGGTTTTTCAGCAGCAGACAGAGAAGCCAGTCTGGAGCTTATTAAACTGGACATTTCCAGAACGTTCCCTAATCTCTGCATTTTCCAGCAA GGTGGCCCGTACCACGACATGTTGCACAGCATTTTGGGCGCTTACACTTGTTACCGACCGGATGTGGGTTAT gTTCAGGGCATGTCCTTCATAGCGGCCGTGTTGATCTTGAACTTAGATACTGCAGATGCCTTCATTGCTTTTTCTAATCTTTTGAATAAACCCTGTCAAATGGCATTTTTCCGAGTGGACCACGGCCTT ATGTTGACTTATTTTGCTGCATTTGAGgtattctttgaagaaaatttGCCGAAATTATTTGCTCAtttcaagaaaaacaacttaaCTCCAGACATCTACCTAATCGATTG GATCTTTACTTTATATAGCAAATCTTTGCCCCTGGATCTGGCCTGTCGCGTATGGGATGTGTTCTGTCGTGACGGGGAGGAGTTTCTGTTCCGCACGGCCCTGGGCCTCCTGAAGCTGTTCGAGGACATCCTGACCAAGATGGACTTCATTCACATAGCCCAGTTCCTAACGCGGCTGCCCGAGGACTTGCCTGCAGAGGAACTTTTTGCTTCCATAGCTACAGTTCAGATGCAAAGTCGAAACAAGAAGTGGGCTCAG GTACTGACCGCCTTGCAGAAGGACAGCCgggaaatggagaaaggaagCCCATCTCTCAGACACTGA
- the CCDC96 gene encoding coiled-coil domain-containing protein 96, producing the protein MDDRSDHTGDPEKEDGDVESLASRLSGIKTSSGPQSPAEPAEPEPEAVEASEEGAEPAESQERPAATEVADEKGPGEPEWPAEAEAEAEPGDLAEAGPEEPAKPEPEGGPEEPEKEEWEEKEEWEEEEDEDEEEAEVAAEPRRKEIPSQVSLQQATAGKEEAAPGREAEREGQLAEEGEESEESEKKLVQGGLGKTEDELGDLDEGLELGSCDWTEEVQTQQEQQLRAELLEQYRSLMVARGRYQRYNIYLQHKIFEALRKKKGLDAAEVPEKGAEPEAPEKEQAYLRHLAMLEDLRKQESDDLRWYHRELDQLKQQCKEKLSRAEKEWRRLQALKKQVVMQAMGSCRTRGGRQAALREVEQIQALEDKKEKEISAVRLENVQLKQSLVHFENRMRAQEDLTEGLLLIDFEQLKIENQTFNEKVEERNEALLKLRSKVTNNVQIITHVKEKLHFVDIENACKKSELMEIETQVALKRDILTKTKQARDSLRIDNIKLNQKCGLLGKEALLRDMEEKVDRTEELNQRLEALKHHHAGLILSCRGVKQKIREAKAFLPS; encoded by the coding sequence atggacgACCGCTCCGACCACACTGGCGACCCCGAGAAGGAAGATGGAGATGTGGAGAGCCTGGCCTCACGGCTGTCCGGGATCAAAACCAGCTCTGGCCCCCAGTCCCCGGCCGAACCCGCGGAGCCGGAGCCGGAGGCCGTAGAGGCTTCAGAGGAAGGCGCCGAGCCGGCCGAGTCCCAGGAACGGCCGGCTGCCACCGAGGTTGCTGACGAGAAGGGGCCCGGAGAGCCGGAGTGGCCGGCCGAGGCCGAGGCGGAGGCCGAGCCAGGGGACCTGGCGGAGGCCGGGCCTGAGGAGCCAGCCAAGCCGGAGCCCGAAGGCGGCCCCGAGGAACCAGAGaaggaggagtgggaggagaaggaggagtgggaggaggaggaggacgaggacgaggaggaggCGGAGGTGGCGGCGGAGCCGAGGAGGAAGGAAATCCCATCGCAGGTCTCTCTGCAGCAGGCCACGGCCGGCAAGGAAGAGGCTGCGCCAGGTCGAGAGGCTGAGCGCGAAGGACAGCTGgcggaggaaggagaagagagcgAGGAGAGCGAGAAGAAGCTCGTGCAAGGAGGCCTGGGGAAGACCGAGGACGAGCTGGGGGATTTGGACGAGGGGCTAGAGCTTGGGAGTTGCGATTGGACTGAGGAGGTGCAGACGCAGCAGGAGCAGCAGCTGCGCGCCGAGCTCCTGGAACAGTACCGCTCCCTGATGGTGGCGCGAGGCCGCTACCAGCGCTACAACATCTACCTGCAGCACAAGATCTTCGAGGCGCTGCGCAAGAAGAAGGGCCTGGATGCAGCCGAGGTGCCCGAGAAGGGCGCGGAGCCTGAGGCCCCCGAGAAAGAGCAAGCATACCTACGCCATCTGGCCATGCTGGAGGATCTGAGGAAGCAGGAGTCAGATGACCTGCGCTGGTACCACCGCGAGCTGGACCAGCTGAAGCAGCAGTGCAAAGAGAAGCTCTCCCGGGCGGAGAAGGAATGGCGACGCTTGCAGGCACTCAAGAAGCAGGTGGTGATGCAGGCCATGGGCAGCTGTCGGACGAGGGGTGGTCGCCAGGCCGCTCTGCGAGAGGTGGAGCAGATCCAGGCGTTGGAGGataagaaggagaaggagataaGCGCCGTGAGGCTAGAGAACGTGCAGCTGAAGCAGAGTTTGGTGCATTTTGAAAACAGGATGAGGGCCCAGGAGGACCTGACAGAGGGCCTGCTCCTGATAGATTTTGAACAGCTTAAGATTGAGAACCAGACCTTCAATGAGAAAGTCGAGGAGCGAAATGAGGCGCTTTTGAAACTGCGCAGCAAGGTGACCAACAATGTGCAAATAATAACCCATGTGAAGGAAAAGTTACACTTTGTGGACATAGAAAATGCATGTAAAAAGTCAGAGCTTATGGAGATTGAGACTCAGGTGGCCCTAAAGAGGGACATCTTGACCAAGACTAAGCAAGCCCGAGACAGCCTGCGGATTGACAACATCAAGCTGAATCAGAAGTGCGGGCTTCTGGGCAAGGAAGCACTCCTTCGGGACATGGAAGAGAAGGTGGACAGGACTGAAGAGCTCAACCAGCGCTTGGAAGCCCTGAAGCACCATCACGCTGGGCTTATTCTGTCCTGCAGAGGCGTGAAGCAGAAGATCAGGGAGGCCAAAGCCTTTCTGCCTTCTTGA